A single region of the Capra hircus breed San Clemente chromosome X unlocalized genomic scaffold, ASM170441v1, whole genome shotgun sequence genome encodes:
- the LOC102181853 gene encoding spindlin-2 isoform X1, which produces MRETEKGMKTPHKKATGRQQTREIVDGHTLSASMRKKKISQKKQRGRPSFQPRRNIVGCRISHGWKEGDEPITQWKGTVLDQVPINPSLYLVKYDGIDCVYGLELHRDKRILKLKILPDKVPFSPVRDVHLANTIIGKAVEHMFEGDHGSKDGWRGMVLAQAPIMKAWFYITYEKDPVLYMYQLLDDYKEGDLHIMPESSKSSPKEREPEGVIDGLIGKHVEYTKEDGSKRTGKVIHQVKAKPSVYFIKFDDDFHIYVYDLVKKS; this is translated from the exons ATGAGGGAGACTGAGAAAG GTATGAAGACACCTCACAAAAAGGCAACTGGAAGGCAGCAAACCAGGGAAATTGTTGATGGCCACACCTTGTCTGCAAGTATGAGGAAGAAAAAGATTTCTCAAAAGAAACAGAGGGGCAGACCTTCCTTCCAGCCCCGCAGGAACATCGTGGGCTGCAGAATTTCACATGGATGGAAGGAAGGCGATGAGCCCATCACCCAGTGGAAAGGAACCGTTCTGGATCAGGTGCCTATAAATCCCTCTCTTTATCTGGTGAAATATGATGGAATTGACTGTGTCTATGGACTGGAACTTCACAGAGATAAAAGGATTTTAAAGCTTAAAATCCTTCCTGATAAAGTGCCATTTTCTCCAGTCAGAGATGTGCATCTTGCAAATACCATAATTGGTAAAGCTGTGGAACATATGTTTGAGGGTGACCATGGTTCTAAGGATggatggagggggatggtctTAGCCCAAGCACCCATCATGAAAGCCTGGTTTTATATTACCTATGAGAAAGATCCTGTTTTGTACATGTACCAGCTTTTAGATGATTATAAAGAAGGTGACCTCCATATCATGCCAGAGTCGAGTAAGTCTTCTCCTAAAGAAAGAGAGCCAGAAGGAGTTATAGATGGCCTCATAGGTAAACATGTAGAATATACCAAAGAAGATGGCTCCAAAAGGACAGGCAAAGTCATTCACCAAGTTAAAGCCAAACCTTCTGTGTACTTCATCAAGTTTGATGATGATTTCCATATCTATGTCTATGATTTGGTGAAAAAGTCGTAA
- the LOC102181853 gene encoding spindlin-2 isoform X2 has product MKTPHKKATGRQQTREIVDGHTLSASMRKKKISQKKQRGRPSFQPRRNIVGCRISHGWKEGDEPITQWKGTVLDQVPINPSLYLVKYDGIDCVYGLELHRDKRILKLKILPDKVPFSPVRDVHLANTIIGKAVEHMFEGDHGSKDGWRGMVLAQAPIMKAWFYITYEKDPVLYMYQLLDDYKEGDLHIMPESSKSSPKEREPEGVIDGLIGKHVEYTKEDGSKRTGKVIHQVKAKPSVYFIKFDDDFHIYVYDLVKKS; this is encoded by the coding sequence ATGAAGACACCTCACAAAAAGGCAACTGGAAGGCAGCAAACCAGGGAAATTGTTGATGGCCACACCTTGTCTGCAAGTATGAGGAAGAAAAAGATTTCTCAAAAGAAACAGAGGGGCAGACCTTCCTTCCAGCCCCGCAGGAACATCGTGGGCTGCAGAATTTCACATGGATGGAAGGAAGGCGATGAGCCCATCACCCAGTGGAAAGGAACCGTTCTGGATCAGGTGCCTATAAATCCCTCTCTTTATCTGGTGAAATATGATGGAATTGACTGTGTCTATGGACTGGAACTTCACAGAGATAAAAGGATTTTAAAGCTTAAAATCCTTCCTGATAAAGTGCCATTTTCTCCAGTCAGAGATGTGCATCTTGCAAATACCATAATTGGTAAAGCTGTGGAACATATGTTTGAGGGTGACCATGGTTCTAAGGATggatggagggggatggtctTAGCCCAAGCACCCATCATGAAAGCCTGGTTTTATATTACCTATGAGAAAGATCCTGTTTTGTACATGTACCAGCTTTTAGATGATTATAAAGAAGGTGACCTCCATATCATGCCAGAGTCGAGTAAGTCTTCTCCTAAAGAAAGAGAGCCAGAAGGAGTTATAGATGGCCTCATAGGTAAACATGTAGAATATACCAAAGAAGATGGCTCCAAAAGGACAGGCAAAGTCATTCACCAAGTTAAAGCCAAACCTTCTGTGTACTTCATCAAGTTTGATGATGATTTCCATATCTATGTCTATGATTTGGTGAAAAAGTCGTAA